In the genome of Parasteatoda tepidariorum isolate YZ-2023 chromosome 10, CAS_Ptep_4.0, whole genome shotgun sequence, the window taaaattttatattatactattacaatatttatgttacaataattttttctctatatacTACTTTTATACATAGTAAAATAGAAGAACAAAACAGTAAGATTATtcatgtggaaaaaaaaaaaacttaagtgaattttatataaatatttatcaaatttttttgagcgACTTcgactttttaatttatttaaggcaGAGAATAAACTTCTCTCCGTTAAGgggaaaattcaaaatgtattcaacctccacaaaaaaaaaaaaaagattttaaaatcataatccACCACTCAAAAAATTCCTGTTTCTCTCAAACTAAACTAATACAGTAGACGCCGCTTAATGTGATCACATCGTGACGAACATGATTTGATAACAATAACCAATTGAatacaataaacaaacaaaatttaagctaaaaaatgatttttttacatacgtattaaaataaaaattattttaaataaggagtTGTTGCTGTAAGACTCTAaagtatttaatagaaattaatgtacactaaagaaaaagaattagtaTACTAACATATTTAATGATGAACTGCAGAAAACAATACAAAAGGttaattattaactgaaaaagaaatcatcAATTGTCGATTGTTTAGCATTCTTATGAAGCAAGTCATTTACGAATCGCTCATAATCATAATGTTTATGAAAGTGTTCCGCGTCAGCTTTGTTTTGCACACCTAGCCGTAAGACTCGAAGTGCCTCCCTCATCTGAGCAGGCGTCGGAATTTTGTCCTCGATAGCACTTTCGGGTTCATCATCGGCACCAGAATCTTGTGACGAAGCTGGATCTTTGACACATACGGCTTCGCAAATGTCCTCATCAGTTAACGAAGTAGAAGTCTCAACCTTCTTGTCGATCTCCATCCATGCTTCAAACTCCTCAGCATTCATATCGGGCGGGGGATTGAAATTGTCTTCCATTTCTTTCATTACAGCAGCATTGTTGTCCTCTGGTTGACAAAATCCTCCATGACTAAAACAATTTCGAATTGTTTTTTCCGAGACATTATTCCATGACGTTGTTAGCAAATGTATGGCAtccaaaacatttgtttttttggCTAGAGCGTTCGCATTAAGATCTTCAGCGTCTTGGTCTTCCATATTTTCTAAGATCCTTGAACGCATTTCCTTTCTGTAATATGCCTTCAAGGTGCAGATAATTCCCTGGTCACACGGTTGAATTAAAGAAGTGGTGTTTGGTGGTAAGAACATGATATTTATCTTCTTTAATGAAACAGTTACATCATGTATGTTCCGTTTTAGTCGCTTGTCCCATTTCAACAGCCATTCGTTAAAGATGGTGGTAGTCATCCACGCCCTTTTGTTGGCAAAATAATCGACGGGCAGATTTTTCACACCTTTGAAACAGCGGGGCTTCTTACTTTTTCCAATcactaaaagtttttctttagtgCCGGTCATACTAGCGCAACATAGCATAGTTAGGCGTTCCTTGGAGGTTTTACACCCTTGCGTACTTTCCTTCTGAAACATGTAGGTGTGTTCAGGCAACGCACGAAAATATAGGCCAGTTTCATCAGCGTTATATaccagtgttttcactacagcgcgagaacgcgagaatctcgcatatttttttcttttctcgcattaaaaaatgattaccgcgagaaattcgcgcattctataaatcaatttcaaaattcacgaatttctcgcattttggaaaaagcatCAATTTAcgccatttaaaataaaatccgcttcacttttcttcctggatctttcattattttcaacatttgccctgttatctagcttccctatttatcagtattgttcagaaccttttcgaacaacagaacacagcCCCTCCGAACCCCTTTctgaacacatttctctgcaaccacgtgtttacggTAGGTAAGGttttttcatgtaagacgttcaaattttttatgcgcTAATGTAATATGGACAAATACctagtaaaggcaaaatcttctatgatgatgcagcaatattaaatgctttaaaaaatggaagacgttaaaaatgtattataacaacaaaaaaaatgatttttcttcaagtctatttgtgtttttttagtttttagaaatctcacttaactttctgaaatctcaccctgtttttgagaaagggtgagaaattctcacccattttttttctatgatgaaaacactgtatACATCTTCATGTGAATATATGGCAATAAGTTTAGGCCATTCTTCTTTAATCCACTGATCTGCGGCTACATTATCGGCATCTTTTTGTTCACCATGTGTCCTTCAGAAAAGTATGTTCTGCCCCTTTCCAGCGGTGGAACCATCCTTCTGTGGCTACGAAGTTTCCTTTACCCAATTTTGCAGCTAAATCTTCAGCTTTTTGGCGCAAAATTGGACCATTAACATGAGCGTCCCTCTCACGAACGTTTGTGAACCAGAGTTTTAATGCAGATTCAACCTCTTTGTCTTTTCCATCTCGATTTCTTTTACAATTCAGATTTTCGTTCAAAGTGCACTTTTTTTTCGATATCTTCATGATTTTGCACAAAAGCGGCTGCGAAACTTTCAATTGAACAGCAGCATTCCTTTGGCTCATTTTTGGCAATTTATCGTAACGATTTAAAATGTCAACCTTTTCTTTCACAGTAAGATCTCTCGGTTTCCTTtccattataaaaaacaaatcagGTTACAAACCGTATGAACTATggtaaagtgaaaatttatgtTGATCTTCTTTCgtatttgtcttttaaacacTTTGGTATGGCAGTTCCTCTATCCCCCCCCCAAATAATGACCAATAGTGACTCGGTAAGCGACCTGCCAATAGCGACCTACCAAGATCCAATGGCATACTCGAAACAATGTTCTCTTTTGAAGGTTACCCCTTAAACCCTTCCCATAGCGGCTGGGACACATCATCTGTCACATTGTTTAGTTCTTCTAAAAAGGGGCTCGTGACAAACATTGACTCGTTACTGGCAGGTcttcttttctctttatttaggATTTCCGGGGATTTGAAATCGCACAGTGCTACGGAATTTTACAATGCTTGACCGAAAATGGCAAAATACCCCTCATAATAACAggtgtttaaaagataatatacgAGCCCCGTTTGGACTTTTGGAAAGTTTCAGGAAACACTtcacaaaacacaaaaaaaagttttccttcttgtttttattgatttcaggaaaataaaatttacctatAAACTGATAACAATAAACGAACATTTGATTACAATAAACGAggatttttcaatgtattttgatCTAAGCGGACGGGACTAAGCgattttgataacattaaaCGTTTGATAACATTAACCGTGATCACATTAAGCAGCGTCTACTGTAGTTGTAAATACGCTTCACTTTTgcgttattttatataaaaagttgcACGTTGATAATtaggtaataaatttaattgaaaaaatatctcccactgaaaaaaaagctaaaaattatcactctccaaatattaaaacagtatACAACATTAAGAAAGGCTGTGGCCACTTGCTCCACTTAGTAAACCTGCccgataaaatcaaaaaaagagttattttttaaaaccactttttaattgacatatgcaaaatatttcaactctttttttaaaaaagattataaccTGGCAGCTCTCCGGGCACAACGGTGTTGTTTATTCCTTTGCGATTGCAATTatctttaaagaataatattgtcttcgtgaaaataatataattaagtaaacaCAATACGTACTCTAAAATTATCCCTTTCTGTCTTCGCTTTAAAGATGAAGGAAAGTGTAACATCATAATTAGGATGCTAGTATTTTCTACATGAGCAATAACCTACTAGAGATTGTTTGTGGTagtaactttgaaaataaataatagttgaagtcaaagtaaataatttcatctCATACGACTTATTTTTATCCGAACTAAATGGTTATTTTTACTGCAGCTTTGTGTCCAATTTATGTGCATTCAGAAATACACCACACCAATGGGgacaattcaaattaaattgacGTGCAGATACATGCAGTGAGAATGCTCTATTTAGTCTCTCGACCAggcttttgaaattatttttgcttgcattaGTTTTTTTGGcaacaaatatttagttataagtTTCGGTTTCTGttttcaattttcagaaaatatttgtttacttaacGTATGCATATTGATGTCACAGATAATCATTGAATTTAATCAAGTTTAGCTTCTCCTATTATCATGTCTAATAACATACCTGTCTAAGTTAATTTTAGCCAAGATCTGAATGTTGCTAAGACGGGAATGTTTACTTTTCCCTAAGGTAAATtccttcatttaattaatatagcCATTTGACACCTATAAAAGgtgtaaagaatatttatttagttacactTTTTGCTATACTTAGTGATTAATAAGAATTGAATAAACTgtcattaatgaaaaattactttttgatgtaatcttttttttttttagttttagtttaaaaaatgatgataatATGAATAtgatataaagtaaataaaaaataattaactacttattttttgcaatcGATTGTAAATCAAATTAAGTAGATATGTTACGAACTAAATTTCAAAGATCAAGATGTGAGAGGGTGTTTAGTGTTAAACAcagttttgaatgaaattaaatattcactcTCAAATACTTATTTAGCTAATTTTCTTCACAATAGgtacaaaatttaagaacagtattaaaacagttttgctgtttagaaactttaaaagcttttctttaaataaccaCTATATAcccaattagaaaaaaagtcatAGAATTTATTCATctagagattttatttttgtgtgagatttttattaatattccacagtattaatagaatataatagaattctgagaaatatttttacttttttatttacaaaaaatatttcacaaagcTGTGAAATACtgatcaatatttttacaatataggGCACAATATTTTCAATCCATATttcaacacaatatttttaaacactagaAGCCAACTAATTAAAAAGCCAACCTTTATTggctttcttaattttttgcctGAACTAACATATGTgcgtttaaattcaatttattgtacgctgttaagtaaaaaatataactgaaacTTATATTATGATGCATGTGatgttaataaatagttaatagttCTCGAAGGACCGAAAATattccgaaatttttttacatgtgtTTTCAATAGTCCtcgtatttttctaaaaactatgatatttttttttttttgcagtgaaatataaaaaaaatcagaaatgtgtatgttttttttaaaacaagttgctaagaatatgaacgaaaaacaaaaaCGCAACATGcactaagaaattaaaatgccgtaataataatttccacaaaaaataaacaaattttaataaaaatgtattcattccTGTTATGCGTGTTCTGCtcagtaatgaaattaaatttaatactgatAGTTCTGTACGttatattagttataaatataaaaaaattctttattgcacattttaatatatttctataaatatataagtgtcttcaaatcataaaattttccaCTGATTTGTCCTCAAATCATGGTTTAGGAATCTGGTTGTCTTACTCAAATGTCTTCAGCAAATTGCAATGATGCTTTATGTGACAATCATTCATCATcagcattggcacgacagccctttgTGAGCCTGGGCCTTCCTCAGAAGCTTTTCCCATTCTGCCCTTCTCCCAGCAATTGATTTCCAGTTCTTTCCTTTTAGAATTGCAGAATCCTCATCCACACAGTCTTTCCATCTCTTTTTGGGTCTTCCTCTTGGCCTACCAACCAGTTATGTAATGgcacaataaattaaaagctatgtttttaagttacagaagttttaatttcttaaggtAAAACTTGGCCTTtggaaatattatgaataattttcgtttttattgacatgtatttaaaacaaatgaaaatgtaaGAAAGGTGCTATCGAATTATTCAatacactaatttttttaaaattacatatgaaatgaattttaaactttttgataacaattttatctaataattgaaattttcacaaatgtattataatttattaataaaaaagtactgGAGATGTGCaagtatagaataaaaagtgcttatgttattaaattctatatagtgaaatcaaaataaagaagttaattttcttcaattagtgttgttttttttaaaaatttttaaacaatatttaaaactatagtgTGCAGAATAAGCATCTCATTAGTGAatctttttattggaaaaaaaatattttttcgtaaaataagacaaaattaagaaaatggaagAAGACTAGAGAGTTATTTATGACCCCTAtcgatatatttattgtattttttatttataggtaCCTTAAAAAACTTGACCATTTATGCCACTCACATTCCcatttgctttttaatgttGGTCTTACCCACAATCAGTTAGTATACAtgtttaccggaaattcaatttatttggacAAATAgtgcctttatttatttatttttttctccttgtacCTGAAAATCAAGATACTTCAAATTAGggctgaaaaagaaaaaaggtttgaaacatataaattacagtgtaatttgagaaaataaaagaagtaatagtatcaataatatttgaatgaatgttttttaatattctttattaattttatttaattataatctaaaaatatctttaaaaaaatacatctctaaaattctattacaaataaagtatatattttggtGGCAAGGGCTTGACAAGTAGAAACTGggctgttttaattattaaaacagtgtaaaaaatttgcttgagtCTATTATGACTTCTAAGAGTGGTTTCAAtggtagaaaatttttatagattaaaaaaataaaagtatagttttaaaaCCATGTACCAATTAACAGAACTTTTAAACATAAGA includes:
- the LOC122271179 gene encoding tigger transposable element-derived protein 4-like produces the protein MTGTKEKLLVIGKSKKPRCFKGVKNLPVDYFANKRAWMTTTIFNEWLLKWDKRLKRNIHDVTVSLKKINIMFLPPNTTSLIQPCDQGIICTLKAYYRKEMRSRILENMEDQDAEDLNANALAKKTNVLDAIHLLTTSWNNVSEKTIRNCFSHGGFCQPEDNNAAVMKEMEDNFNPPPDMNAEEFEAWMEIDKKVETSTSLTDEDICEAVCVKDPASSQDSGADDEPESAIEDKIPTPAQMREALRVLRLGVQNKADAEHFHKHYDYERFVNDLLHKNAKQSTIDDFFFS
- the LOC139426912 gene encoding tigger transposable element-derived protein 3-like, with amino-acid sequence MERKPRDLTVKEKVDILNRYDKLPKMSQRNAAVQLKVSQPLLCKIMKISKKKCTLNENLNCKRNRDGKDKEVESALKLWFTNVRERDAHVNGPILRQKAEDLAAKLGKGNFVATEGWFHRWKGAEHTFLKDTW